Proteins from one Prevotella sp. E2-28 genomic window:
- a CDS encoding DUF5715 family protein, which produces MNQNIRKHRFLEILGVVVIVLALVKCGLGQFGATDKKTETEVAAVSEKNAEPEKNEEFSTPATPITTISVSPRYLADGERPHRIMSVPGYQKTFPDNNDVQLVAAEKWGVKPVRNRQDAEERKDELVYIGCSPYYNIDPLYSSIPYLVPRAAILLQDIGQAFFDSLQVKGVPLHRFIVTSVLRTQEDVAKLRRHNGNATERSCHLYGTTVDICYNRYQTVEDPDGPKRRVVRNDSLKFVLSEVLNDMRQQNRCFVKYEVKQGCFHLTVR; this is translated from the coding sequence ATGAATCAGAATATACGTAAACACAGATTTCTTGAGATTTTGGGGGTCGTAGTCATTGTGCTTGCACTGGTGAAGTGCGGGTTGGGGCAGTTTGGTGCAACTGATAAAAAGACGGAGACAGAAGTCGCTGCAGTGTCTGAAAAAAACGCTGAACCAGAGAAAAATGAGGAATTTTCAACCCCAGCAACTCCTATTACCACTATAAGCGTAAGTCCTCGTTATCTTGCTGATGGCGAGCGTCCTCACAGAATTATGAGTGTTCCCGGCTATCAGAAAACTTTTCCTGACAATAATGATGTACAGTTGGTCGCTGCTGAGAAATGGGGGGTGAAGCCTGTAAGGAATCGTCAGGATGCGGAAGAAAGAAAGGATGAATTGGTTTATATTGGTTGTTCACCTTATTATAATATAGATCCTCTGTATAGTAGTATTCCTTATTTGGTGCCCCGTGCTGCTATCCTACTTCAGGATATTGGACAGGCGTTCTTTGATAGTCTGCAGGTGAAGGGTGTGCCCTTGCATCGCTTCATTGTGACCAGCGTGTTGCGTACGCAAGAGGATGTGGCAAAACTTCGTCGCCATAACGGTAACGCTACGGAAAGGTCTTGCCATCTTTATGGCACAACGGTAGATATTTGTTATAACCGTTATCAGACAGTGGAGGATCCTGATGGTCCTAAGCGTCGCGTAGTACGTAATGACTCGTTGAAGTTTGTTTTGAGTGAGGTGCTCAATGATATGCGTCAGCAGAATCGTTGTTTTGTGAAGTATGAAGTGAAGCAGGGTTGTTTCCATCTGACTGTAAGGTGA
- the lysS gene encoding lysine--tRNA ligase, with translation MNILELSEQEILRRQSLDELRKMGINPYPAAEYPVNAWSTDIFDNFEDLPVIGKDEEGNDVRETATPENSRMVSIAGRIMSKSIMGKAAFAKLQDSKGRIQVYVQRDAICSGENKDLYNVVFKKLLDLGDFIGVKGYVFRTKTGEISVHVMELTVLSKSLKPLPVVKTDADGKVYDAFDDPELRYRQRYVDLIVNAGVKDTFLKRATIIRTMRRILDEAGYTEVDTPILQNIAGGASARPFITHFNALNQDMYMRIATELYLKRLIVGGFEGVYEMGKNFRNEGMDKTHNPEFTCMELYVSYKDLLWGMDFTEKMLEEICTAVNGKPEVEIDGKVISFRAPFRRLPILDAIKEKTGFDCDGKTEDEIRDFCKSKGMDVDETMGKGKLIDELFGEFCEGTFIQPTFITDYPVEMSPLTKMHRSKPGLTERFELMVNGKELANAYSELNDPIDQEERFIEQMKLADKGDDEAMIIDHDFLRALQYGMPPTFGIGIGIDRLVMLLTGKFAIGEVMLFPQMKPEKKAPQSSIQEWEAIGVPENWAYVLRKAGFYLIQDIKDEKAQGLQQKIGEINKKFKLNYEKPSLDEVQSWIDKAQ, from the coding sequence ATGAACATACTTGAACTGAGCGAACAAGAAATCCTTCGTCGACAGTCGCTCGACGAGCTGCGCAAGATGGGCATCAACCCCTACCCTGCCGCAGAGTATCCCGTAAACGCATGGAGCACAGACATCTTTGACAACTTCGAGGATCTACCCGTTATTGGTAAGGACGAGGAAGGCAATGATGTGCGCGAAACCGCAACACCCGAAAACAGCCGTATGGTCAGCATCGCCGGCCGTATCATGAGCAAGAGCATCATGGGTAAGGCTGCCTTTGCCAAACTGCAGGACTCCAAGGGCCGTATTCAGGTGTATGTACAGCGCGACGCCATCTGCTCTGGTGAGAATAAGGACCTTTACAATGTAGTCTTTAAGAAACTCCTCGACTTGGGCGACTTCATCGGTGTGAAAGGATATGTGTTCCGCACAAAGACAGGCGAGATTAGTGTTCACGTCATGGAACTGACTGTACTGAGCAAGAGCCTGAAGCCACTGCCTGTAGTTAAGACCGATGCCGACGGTAAAGTGTACGATGCTTTTGACGATCCTGAATTGCGTTATCGCCAGCGCTACGTGGACCTGATTGTAAACGCAGGCGTAAAGGATACCTTCCTGAAGCGTGCCACCATCATCCGCACAATGCGCCGCATCCTTGACGAGGCTGGCTATACAGAGGTTGACACACCTATCCTGCAGAATATCGCAGGTGGAGCATCAGCCCGTCCATTCATCACCCACTTCAATGCCCTGAATCAGGACATGTACATGCGTATTGCTACAGAGTTGTATCTGAAGCGTCTGATTGTTGGTGGCTTCGAGGGTGTGTACGAGATGGGTAAGAACTTCCGTAACGAGGGTATGGACAAGACCCACAACCCTGAGTTCACCTGCATGGAACTCTACGTGAGCTATAAGGACCTGCTGTGGGGTATGGACTTCACCGAGAAGATGCTGGAGGAGATTTGTACAGCCGTCAATGGTAAGCCCGAGGTAGAGATTGATGGTAAGGTTATCTCATTCCGTGCGCCATTCCGTCGCCTGCCTATTCTCGATGCTATCAAGGAGAAGACTGGCTTCGACTGCGATGGCAAGACCGAGGACGAGATTCGCGACTTCTGCAAGTCAAAGGGCATGGACGTAGATGAGACCATGGGTAAGGGTAAGCTTATCGACGAACTCTTTGGCGAGTTCTGCGAGGGTACCTTCATCCAGCCAACCTTCATTACCGACTACCCTGTTGAGATGTCACCTCTTACCAAGATGCACCGCAGCAAGCCCGGTCTCACCGAGCGTTTCGAGTTGATGGTAAACGGTAAGGAGCTGGCCAATGCCTACTCTGAGCTTAACGATCCTATCGATCAGGAGGAGCGTTTCATTGAGCAGATGAAGTTGGCCGACAAGGGCGATGACGAAGCAATGATCATCGACCACGACTTCCTGCGCGCACTGCAGTATGGTATGCCTCCCACATTCGGTATTGGTATCGGTATTGACCGTTTGGTAATGCTGCTCACTGGTAAGTTTGCTATTGGCGAGGTGATGCTGTTCCCCCAGATGAAGCCTGAGAAAAAAGCGCCTCAGAGCAGCATTCAGGAATGGGAGGCCATTGGCGTGCCTGAGAACTGGGCCTACGTATTGCGTAAGGCAGGTTTCTATCTCATCCAGGACATCAAGGACGAGAAGGCACAGGGTTTACAGCAGAAGATTGGCGAAATCAACAAAAAATTCAAGCTGAACTACGAGAAGCCATCACTGGACGAGGTTCAGAGTTGGATAGATAAAGCACAATAA
- a CDS encoding NAD(P)H-dependent glycerol-3-phosphate dehydrogenase, whose translation MYDCGKIAIIGGGSWATAIAKIVVQHTHHIGWYMRREDQIEDFKRMSHNPSYLTSVHFDVNEIAFNSDLNKIIEAYDTLVFVVPSPYLKNHLKKLKVRLKDKFIVTAIKGIVPDENLICTEYFHQVFDVPHDNLACIGGPSHAEEVALERLSYLTVGCSDMEKAQAFAEVLNSQFIKTKTSTDVIGIEYSSVLKNVYAIAAGICNGLKFGDNFQAVLIANAVQEMARFLQSVHPIERNVYDSVYLGDLLVTGYSNFSRNRVFGTMIGKGYSVKSAQMEMEMIAEGYFGTKCMKEINRHWHVNMPILDAVYNILYERIAPKIEIKLLTDSFR comes from the coding sequence ATGTACGACTGCGGTAAGATAGCAATCATCGGTGGCGGCTCGTGGGCCACGGCCATTGCAAAGATTGTGGTGCAACATACGCATCACATAGGATGGTATATGCGTCGCGAAGACCAGATAGAGGACTTCAAGCGCATGAGCCATAACCCCAGCTATCTGACCAGCGTACACTTCGACGTTAATGAGATTGCATTCAATAGCGATCTAAACAAGATTATTGAGGCCTACGACACACTGGTATTCGTAGTGCCGTCGCCATACCTGAAGAACCATCTTAAGAAACTGAAAGTCAGATTAAAGGACAAATTCATCGTAACAGCCATTAAGGGTATTGTACCCGATGAAAACTTGATTTGTACAGAGTATTTTCACCAAGTTTTCGACGTGCCCCACGATAATCTGGCGTGCATCGGTGGTCCCTCACATGCAGAAGAGGTTGCACTGGAACGACTCAGTTATCTGACCGTGGGCTGTTCGGATATGGAGAAAGCACAGGCCTTTGCCGAGGTGCTCAATAGTCAGTTCATTAAGACAAAAACATCTACCGACGTCATTGGCATAGAATATTCCAGCGTTTTGAAGAATGTCTATGCCATTGCCGCAGGTATCTGCAACGGTTTGAAATTCGGCGATAATTTCCAAGCCGTACTTATAGCCAATGCCGTACAGGAAATGGCGCGTTTTCTGCAAAGCGTACACCCCATAGAGCGTAATGTCTATGACTCCGTTTATTTGGGCGACCTGTTAGTTACCGGTTACTCAAACTTCTCTCGTAACCGCGTTTTTGGTACGATGATAGGTAAAGGCTACAGCGTAAAGAGTGCCCAGATGGAAATGGAGATGATTGCCGAAGGTTACTTTGGCACGAAGTGTATGAAGGAAATCAACCGCCACTGGCACGTGAACATGCCTATTCTGGATGCTGTCTATAACATCCTCTATGAGCGTATTGCCCCAAAAATTGAGATTAAGTTGCTGACAGACTCGTTCAGGTAA
- a CDS encoding HAMP domain-containing sensor histidine kinase has translation MLNIILEIHILNMLPHVLLVLVIIALVVFLWYQLKFRKRLKSELQLLEKVGKHNVEYEFVLGTMKLSIWHFDVRTGILTFEHDFREKGNKYFTNVDGMSMDDSVSSIDPRDAERVGQSMADLCSGHKSSYHEIYRVPVPYDNTFYWEESYATIAERDVDGHPVKIVGTTMRIDERKAMEEALVQARNRAEESDRLKTAFIANMSHEIRTPLNAIVGFTSVLPDIEDQEERKSLLDLIHENTQKLLHIVDDVVNISKIESGQEELVMTTFDLNVMLAEAISHFAERLNPGVELKVGFAQESLTITTDMIRLSTIAKHLISNAMKFTQQGEIEVGYDNPVDGRVCIWVRDTGKGVAEENLERIFERFYKVDEFIPGAGLGLSICRVMAFSLGGNVTVESKLGEGSIFRVDIAIQ, from the coding sequence ATGCTAAATATTATTCTTGAGATTCATATCCTGAATATGTTGCCACATGTACTTTTAGTACTTGTGATTATAGCATTGGTTGTTTTCCTTTGGTATCAGTTGAAGTTTCGAAAGCGGTTAAAATCTGAACTTCAACTGCTGGAGAAAGTAGGCAAACACAATGTGGAATATGAATTTGTGTTAGGCACAATGAAACTGTCTATCTGGCATTTTGATGTCAGAACAGGAATCCTGACGTTTGAACATGATTTCCGTGAAAAAGGCAATAAATACTTCACCAATGTTGATGGTATGTCAATGGATGACAGCGTTTCTTCTATCGATCCGCGTGATGCTGAGCGCGTGGGACAGTCGATGGCAGACCTCTGTAGTGGACATAAGTCTTCATATCATGAGATTTATAGGGTGCCTGTGCCTTATGATAATACCTTCTATTGGGAGGAAAGCTATGCTACAATCGCTGAACGTGATGTTGACGGCCATCCTGTGAAGATTGTAGGTACAACGATGCGTATTGATGAGCGGAAGGCTATGGAGGAAGCTTTGGTTCAGGCGCGTAACCGAGCAGAAGAGAGCGACCGTCTGAAGACGGCTTTCATTGCTAATATGAGTCATGAAATCCGTACCCCGCTGAATGCTATTGTTGGTTTTACCAGTGTACTGCCAGATATTGAAGACCAAGAGGAACGTAAGAGCTTGTTGGATCTGATTCATGAGAATACGCAGAAACTGCTGCATATCGTGGATGATGTGGTTAATATCTCGAAGATAGAATCAGGTCAGGAAGAACTGGTGATGACGACTTTCGACTTGAATGTTATGTTGGCTGAGGCAATCAGTCATTTTGCAGAAAGATTGAATCCTGGCGTAGAATTGAAAGTCGGTTTTGCTCAAGAATCTCTCACTATAACTACCGACATGATTCGTCTGAGTACCATTGCGAAACACTTGATTTCCAATGCTATGAAGTTTACGCAGCAAGGTGAAATCGAGGTTGGCTATGATAACCCTGTTGATGGACGTGTGTGCATTTGGGTACGCGATACAGGTAAGGGCGTTGCAGAGGAGAATCTGGAACGTATCTTCGAGCGATTCTATAAGGTTGATGAGTTTATTCCTGGTGCTGGCTTGGGATTGAGCATCTGTCGTGTTATGGCATTCAGCCTTGGCGGGAATGTAACCGTAGAATCAAAGTTAGGCGAAGGCTCTATCTTTAGAGTCGATATTGCAATACAGTAA
- a CDS encoding class I SAM-dependent RNA methyltransferase, with translation MENEFELIAKTFMGLEPVLAKELAQLGANNVKIGRRMVSFTGNKEMMYRANFSLHTAIKILKPIAHFKAQSADDVYEEIKKIDWTEYLDNDRTFAVDSVVFSEEFRHSKFVSYKVKDAIVDQFREKTGSRPNISVANPDLRLHIHIADVATGKSECTLCLDSSGESLHRRGYRQESVEAPLNEVLAAGMILMTGWNGETDFIDPMCGSGTLLIEAALIARNMAPGLFRKEYAFEKWPDFDADLFDQIYNDDSKEREFKHHIYGYDVDIKAVNTARLNVKAAGLTADITVEEQDFKNFTQPKEKSILVCNPPYGERISTPDLLGTYRMIGERLKHQFLNNDAWILSYREECFEQIGLKPSIKIPVYNGSLECEFRKYQIFDGKLKDFRSEGGVVKTDDEKRQMAEKHRFKKNREFKQRLDEQEENENSDIRSFTFHRHEIDSRDSRKPRSPRNSRDSRDRDSRDARKSRDFRDNKNRGGHERFDRSGGKRNKRFNNDDE, from the coding sequence ATGGAAAACGAATTCGAATTAATCGCTAAAACGTTCATGGGACTGGAACCTGTGCTGGCGAAAGAGTTGGCCCAATTGGGTGCTAACAACGTGAAAATCGGTAGACGTATGGTATCGTTTACGGGTAATAAGGAGATGATGTATCGCGCTAATTTCTCGCTGCATACAGCTATCAAAATCCTGAAGCCTATCGCCCATTTCAAGGCACAAAGTGCTGACGACGTTTACGAAGAAATCAAAAAGATAGATTGGACAGAATATTTGGACAATGATCGTACGTTTGCAGTTGACTCGGTGGTATTCTCTGAAGAATTCCGCCATTCAAAATTTGTAAGCTACAAAGTGAAGGACGCCATCGTGGACCAGTTCCGCGAAAAGACAGGCAGTCGTCCAAACATTTCCGTAGCCAATCCTGACCTGCGTCTGCATATTCACATTGCTGATGTAGCAACTGGAAAGAGCGAATGTACACTCTGCCTTGACTCGTCAGGCGAATCACTGCATCGCCGCGGCTATCGTCAGGAGAGCGTAGAGGCGCCTCTGAACGAGGTTTTAGCAGCTGGCATGATACTGATGACGGGCTGGAATGGCGAAACAGACTTTATCGACCCCATGTGCGGCTCAGGCACTCTATTGATTGAGGCTGCCCTCATTGCCCGTAACATGGCGCCAGGTTTATTCCGTAAGGAGTATGCCTTTGAGAAGTGGCCAGACTTTGATGCCGACCTCTTCGACCAGATTTATAACGATGACTCTAAAGAACGTGAATTTAAGCATCACATCTACGGATATGATGTTGACATCAAGGCCGTAAACACCGCTCGTCTAAACGTGAAGGCAGCTGGACTGACAGCAGATATCACCGTAGAGGAGCAGGACTTCAAGAACTTCACACAGCCAAAGGAGAAGAGCATCCTGGTATGCAACCCGCCTTATGGTGAGCGCATCTCTACCCCCGACCTGCTAGGCACCTATCGTATGATTGGCGAGCGCCTGAAGCATCAGTTCCTCAATAACGATGCATGGATTCTTTCTTATCGTGAGGAATGCTTTGAGCAGATTGGTCTGAAGCCATCCATCAAGATTCCCGTTTATAATGGTTCGCTGGAATGCGAATTCCGCAAGTACCAGATCTTTGACGGCAAGCTGAAAGATTTCCGCAGCGAAGGTGGTGTGGTGAAGACTGACGATGAGAAGCGTCAGATGGCTGAGAAGCACCGTTTCAAGAAAAACCGTGAGTTCAAACAGCGACTGGATGAGCAGGAAGAGAACGAGAACAGCGATATCCGCTCGTTCACTTTCCACAGACATGAAATAGATTCAAGAGACTCTAGAAAGCCTAGAAGTCCTAGAAACTCTAGAGATTCTAGAGATAGAGATTCAAGGGATGCTAGGAAATCACGAGATTTCAGAGACAACAAGAACCGCGGCGGCCACGAGCGTTTCGACCGAAGCGGAGGAAAGCGCAACAAACGATTTAATAATGACGACGAGTAA